In Companilactobacillus allii, one genomic interval encodes:
- a CDS encoding aryl-sulfate sulfotransferase: MRKKLAFIATFLACFSLIAVACSKTSSKSDNGKILSTAQIKKNIGSKLITTRESAQDPLTKKYKKIVKDTSYTFDNPYVKLNPYKTSPLTALVIFYTDKNAKVSYTVEGESDDTSITNTVNGDYSKTHQVPVVGLYANKTNKVTVNITYEDGTTDSKEIEIKTDSLPKYVKNATITVKNTDKSKMDIGDNKLTIINRTTKEPFAIDADGNVRWYSTNYSQHTIEQISNGHMLILTKKKESSKVYNDLIETDVLGRVYKEYSFDPGTKYNDSGNSKDETTVIHHDLVELPNHDILATVSDGSKYKEDVMVQISHKTGKVVKVIDLKKILPSSMYKNYKAGSDNKVDWFHQNAVDYDSSDNSIMISGRNQDMIMKLDYKTDKIIWIYSGKKKATWPKKYRDKILTPTQGTTITGGQHGLYLLKHDGDSEDIILYDNNIDVTNGNKKTSGKYSQAVEYNIDTKNMTIDQTWSYGKSLGKANFTSIIGYAERESNGNTLVDFGFKDNGKESNIIEVDSSGNQVFNVTVKNSASKAYAYRAYRVPFYSSSYVFDVND, translated from the coding sequence TTGAGGAAGAAGCTAGCTTTTATAGCTACTTTTTTGGCGTGCTTTTCGCTAATTGCAGTAGCCTGCTCTAAAACTAGTTCTAAAAGTGACAATGGTAAGATTTTGAGTACTGCTCAGATTAAGAAGAATATTGGCTCAAAGCTGATTACGACCAGAGAGAGTGCGCAGGATCCTTTAACCAAGAAGTATAAGAAAATCGTTAAGGATACATCTTACACGTTTGATAATCCATATGTTAAGTTGAATCCATACAAGACTTCACCACTGACTGCATTGGTTATCTTTTACACTGATAAGAATGCCAAAGTAAGCTATACAGTTGAAGGCGAAAGTGACGATACTAGTATCACAAATACAGTGAATGGTGATTATTCAAAGACTCATCAAGTTCCAGTAGTTGGTTTATATGCGAACAAAACTAACAAAGTTACTGTAAATATTACATATGAAGATGGAACTACTGATAGTAAAGAAATAGAAATCAAGACGGATTCACTTCCTAAGTATGTTAAGAATGCAACTATCACAGTTAAGAATACTGATAAGTCCAAGATGGATATTGGTGACAATAAGTTGACTATTATTAATAGAACAACTAAGGAACCGTTTGCCATTGATGCTGATGGAAACGTTAGATGGTATTCAACTAATTATTCACAACATACAATAGAACAAATCTCTAATGGTCATATGTTGATTTTGACTAAGAAAAAGGAAAGTTCAAAAGTTTACAATGATTTAATTGAAACTGATGTTCTAGGAAGAGTTTATAAGGAATACAGTTTTGACCCCGGTACAAAATATAATGATAGTGGTAATTCCAAAGATGAAACAACTGTGATCCATCACGATTTGGTGGAATTACCAAACCACGACATCCTAGCAACTGTTAGTGACGGATCCAAGTACAAAGAAGATGTCATGGTTCAGATCTCTCATAAGACGGGTAAAGTAGTCAAAGTTATTGACCTTAAAAAGATACTACCTAGTTCAATGTATAAGAATTATAAAGCCGGATCTGATAACAAGGTTGACTGGTTCCATCAAAATGCAGTCGATTATGATTCTTCCGATAACAGTATTATGATATCTGGTCGTAATCAGGATATGATCATGAAACTTGATTATAAGACTGATAAGATTATTTGGATTTATAGTGGTAAGAAAAAAGCCACTTGGCCAAAGAAATATCGTGATAAGATATTGACCCCAACACAAGGAACAACAATCACCGGCGGTCAACATGGATTGTATCTATTGAAACATGATGGTGACAGTGAAGATATTATTCTTTATGACAACAATATCGATGTTACAAATGGAAATAAGAAGACATCTGGTAAGTATTCACAGGCAGTTGAATATAATATTGATACTAAGAATATGACAATCGATCAAACTTGGTCATATGGTAAGAGTCTAGGCAAAGCTAACTTTACAAGTATCATTGGTTATGCCGAAAGAGAATCAAATGGTAATACGTTGGTTGACTTCGGATTTAAAGATAATGGTAAGGAAAGTAATATTATCGAAGTAGATTCATCAGGTAATCAAGTGTTTAATGTGACTGTTAAAAATTCCGCTTCCAAAGCATATGCTTATCGTGCATATAGAGTTCCGTTCTATTCATCAAGTTATGTCTTTGATGTTAATGATTAA
- the rbsD gene encoding D-ribose pyranase yields MKKTRVINSDISRVISQMGHFDTIGIGDAGMPVPSDTEKIDLALEAGIPSFMQVLENVLSELQVQKVYLAEEIKVQNPEQLAAVKKVVGDIPIEYMPHEQMKKDLSDTKAFIRTGEETPYSNILLESGVVF; encoded by the coding sequence ATGAAAAAAACAAGAGTTATTAATTCAGATATATCACGCGTCATTTCTCAAATGGGACATTTTGACACAATCGGTATTGGGGATGCAGGAATGCCTGTACCTTCAGATACTGAAAAGATCGACTTGGCACTAGAGGCCGGAATTCCTAGTTTCATGCAAGTTCTTGAAAATGTCTTGAGTGAACTACAAGTTCAAAAAGTCTATCTAGCTGAAGAAATCAAAGTTCAAAATCCAGAACAATTGGCCGCAGTTAAAAAAGTTGTTGGGGATATTCCTATTGAATACATGCCTCATGAACAAATGAAGAAGGACTTAAGCGACACTAAGGCATTCATTCGTACTGGAGAGGAAACTCCATATTCTAATATTTTGCTTGAGAGTGGAGTAGTTTTTTAG
- a CDS encoding SLAP domain-containing protein, producing MKKNAIVLLAMALFSTSAAVVPATTTEAKSVSSSYKVEVSTDSDSDATLYNASGDQTSNTVSDSSKWSVSNISNINGKDYYKVSSDGYISSDDSFLYKKRPEVIKVATDHEVSVYNHKFEESTKVKLEAGSKWYSDSSIYTSAGMPFLRVAPDTYVAMFDVVEQSFTSSVN from the coding sequence ATGAAAAAAAATGCGATTGTTTTATTAGCTATGGCATTATTTAGTACAAGTGCTGCAGTTGTGCCAGCAACTACAACAGAAGCTAAGAGCGTTAGCTCTAGTTATAAGGTCGAAGTAAGTACAGATTCTGATTCCGATGCTACTTTATATAATGCATCAGGTGACCAGACAAGTAATACTGTATCTGACAGCAGCAAGTGGTCAGTAAGTAACATTTCCAATATTAACGGTAAAGATTATTACAAAGTTTCATCAGACGGTTATATCAGTTCCGATGATAGCTTTTTATACAAAAAACGCCCCGAAGTTATAAAGGTAGCCACAGACCATGAGGTCTCTGTTTACAATCATAAGTTCGAGGAGAGTACTAAAGTCAAATTAGAAGCAGGTAGTAAGTGGTACTCAGATAGTTCTATTTATACATCTGCCGGTATGCCATTCTTAAGAGTAGCTCCGGATACATATGTCGCTATGTTTGATGTTGTTGAACAATCATTTACTTCTTCTGTAAATTAA